One Loxodonta africana isolate mLoxAfr1 chromosome 4, mLoxAfr1.hap2, whole genome shotgun sequence genomic region harbors:
- the KRT7 gene encoding keratin, type II cytoskeletal 7, whose amino-acid sequence MSVHFGSQVFSSRSAALPGRGAQVRLSSARPGGFGNSSLYGLSASRPRVTLHSAYGGPVSAGIREVTVNQSLLAPLTVDIDPSIQQVRQEEREQIKTLNDKFASFIDKVRFLEQQNKLLETKWALLQKQKSAKSSHLPGIFEAQIAALRRQLEVLQVDGGRLELELRNTQDVVEDFKNKYEDEINCRTAAENEFVVLKKDVDAAYMNKVELEAKVDALNDEINFLKTIYETELTELRAQISDTSVVLSMDNSRSLDLDGIIAEVKAQYEEMANRSQAEAEASYQTKLETLQAQAGKHGDDLRNTRNEIADMNRAIQRLQAETDNIKNQRAKLEAAIAEAEENGELALKDARAKQEELEAALQRAKQDMARQLREYQELMNIKLALDIEIATYRKLLEGEESRLAGDGVGAVNISVVNTVGSGGGGGLTFGGTMGSNALSFSSGGRPRTLRVVSHKTTHRSAHN is encoded by the exons ATGTCAGTCCACTTCGGCTCCCAGGTCTTCAGCTCGCGCTCCGCCGCCTTGCCCGGCCGTGGCGCCCAGGTGCGCCTGAGCTCCGCGCGCCCCGGGGGCTTCGGCAACAGCAGCCTGTACGGTCTGAGCGCCTCGCGGCCGCGCGTTACTCTGCACTCCGCCTACGGAGGACCAGTGAGCGCCGGCATCCGCGAGGTCACCGTCAATCAGAGCCTGCTGGCCCCGCTGACTGTGGACATCGACCCCTCCATCCAGCAGGTGCGCCAGGAGGAGCGCGAGCAGATTAAGACCCTGAACGACAAGTTCGCTTCCTTTATCGACAAG GTGCGGTTCCTGGAGCAGCAGAACAAGCTGCTGGAGACCAAGTGGGCACTGCTGCAGAAGCAGAAGTCAGCCAAGAGCAGCCACCTCCCGGGCATCTTTGAGGCCCAGATTGCTGCCCTTCGGCGGCAGCTTGAGGTGCTGCAGGTAGATGGGGGGCGCTTGGAGCTGGAGCTGAGGAACACGCAGGACGTCGTGGAAGACTTCAAGAATAA GTACGAAGATGAAATCAACTGTCGCACGGCTGCTGAGAATGAGTTTGTGGTGCTGAAGAAG GACGTGGATGCTGCCTACATGAACAAAGTGGAGTTGGAGGCCAAGGTTGATGCCCTTAATGATGAGATCAACTTCCTTAAGACCATCTACGAGACG gaattgacagagcTGCGGGCCCAGATCTCAGACACATCCGTGGTGCTGTCCATGGACAACAGCCGCTCCCTGGACCTGGATGGCATCATCGCCGAGGTCAAGGCCCAGTACGAGGAGATGGCCAACCGTAGCCAGGCTGAGGCCGAGGCTTCCTACCAGACTAAG TTGGAGACCCTCCAGGCCCAGGCTGGGAAACATGGGGATGACCTCCGAAACACCAGAAATGAGATTGCAGACATGAACCGGGCCATCCAGAGGCTGCAGGCTGAGACTGACAACATCAAGAACCAG CGCGCCAAGTTGGAGGCGGCCATCGCCGAGGCCGAGGAGAATGGGGAACTGGCGCTCAAGGACGCACGCGCCAAACAGGAGGAGCTGGAGGCTGCCCTGCAGCGAGCCAAGCAGGACATGGCGCGGCAGCTACGTGAGTACCAGGAGCTGATGAACATCAAGCTGGCCCTGGACATCGAGATTGCAACCTACCGCAAGCTGCTGGAGGGCGAGGAGAGCCG GTTGGCCGGTGATGGAGTGGGAGCTGTGAACATCT CGGTGGTGAATACtgttggcagtggtggtggtggtgggctgacCTTCGGGGGAACCATGGGCAGCAATGCCCTGAGCTTCTCAAGTGGTGGGAGGCCTAGGACCCTGAGAGTTGTTTCCCACAAGACCACCCACAGGAGTGCCCACAACTAA